GCTTCAACAATAATATTTACTGGAATATCGCGCACACCGTAGCCACCCAGCAACTTTTATGTTATTACCTCAGCGGTAACCCCTTTCGTATTGATAAATATTGGATTGAAACATATAAAAAAGGCACCCTGCCCAACCTGAGTGTAGAGCAGTCGGAGATCGATGACCTGGCTTTCCTGCTGACAGAAACCTCGAAGATTTTAATGAAAGATTACGATGCGGATTTTTTTGCGGATTATACCTCATACACCACCAGTTTCGGCCTTGATCTGAAGAATATTCAGGATGCCATTATCTTCAACAATATGCATGAGTCGCTGCATTTGGGTTATGCGATGGCCCAAAAACGTGCGATCCTGGGTGAACAGTTCTAACGCGACACAGACAACTTTAAACATTACTATTTTGAAAGACTTTTCACATAAAAAAACCTCTGAAAACCACGATAAAGACCGCAAAGATGATTTTATTTTCGGACTTCGGCCGGTGATGGAGGCCATAGAGGCCGGTAAAACCATTGATAAGATATTCATGCAGAATGCACTGCAGGGTGAGATTTAT
This DNA window, taken from Chryseobacterium sp. 6424, encodes the following:
- a CDS encoding DinB family protein — encoded protein: MNYHFQAHRQVRRNLLDILQNTSPQELMIIPDGFNNNIYWNIAHTVATQQLLCYYLSGNPFRIDKYWIETYKKGTLPNLSVEQSEIDDLAFLLTETSKILMKDYDADFFADYTSYTTSFGLDLKNIQDAIIFNNMHESLHLGYAMAQKRAILGEQF